A genomic stretch from Bacillus sp. N1-1 includes:
- the ytkD gene encoding RNA deprotection pyrophosphohydrolase: MSEFMFTDYYHNQVTFSFQDHPYSSDPKHVWVICRLENQWLLTEHSRRGIEFPGGKVEEGENAEEAAVREVYEETGGVVKRLKYVGQYRVEGKGGTIIKNVYYADIDHLVKKDDYMETKGPVKLKSLPKDLHLNEHYSFMMKDQVLTYSLKHLNYL; encoded by the coding sequence CGAATTTATGTTTACAGATTACTATCATAATCAGGTAACATTTTCTTTCCAGGACCACCCGTACTCCTCAGATCCGAAGCATGTTTGGGTTATTTGTCGCCTCGAAAATCAATGGTTGTTAACGGAACATTCAAGGAGAGGCATTGAGTTTCCTGGTGGCAAGGTGGAAGAGGGTGAAAATGCGGAAGAAGCTGCTGTTCGTGAAGTCTACGAAGAAACAGGAGGCGTTGTGAAGCGTCTTAAGTACGTAGGGCAGTATCGGGTAGAAGGAAAAGGTGGTACGATCATTAAAAACGTCTACTATGCTGACATCGATCATCTCGTGAAAAAAGATGATTATATGGAAACGAAAGGTCCCGTCAAGCTAAAATCACTTCCGAAAGACCTTCACTTAAATGAACATTATAGTTTTATGATGAAGGATCAAGTCCTTACGTATAGTTTAAAACACCTTAATTATTTGTAG